TTGAAAGTCTGCTCGCCGTAGAGACGGGCAATGATTTTGGCCAGTTCACCTACCTCTTCCTGAAGCAAAACCATATTGGTCAGTTCGCTGAAATAACGTACCCCATAGGTTTTAATCCAGTTATCTACCTGTTTCTGAGCTTCAGAAATAGATACAGGAACCGATTGTATTTCATTCTCCATAAGCCTTTTTTTATTCTTTATTTTTTGAGTCCATGATAATGGTAACCGGACCGTCATTGAGTAATTCTACTTTCATATCTGCTCCGAATTCACCAGTTTTTACCTCTTTTCCTGCCATCAAAGAGAGAGTACTGCAGAAATTATCGTACATCGGTATGGCAAATTCCGGGCGCGCAGCTTTGATATAGGAGGGGCGGTTCCCTTTCTTGGTGGATGCGTGTAAGGTAAACTGGCTTACAACCAGCATTTCACCGTTAATATCCATTACTGAACGGTTCATTACACCATTCTCATCATCAAATATTCTCAGGTTGGTTATTTTTTTGGCTAACCAATCCATATCTTCGGTAGTATCACTCTCTTCTATACCCACTAAAACGAGTAAACCTTGCCGGATATCCGACTTTATTTCTCCCGAAATGGTAACGGAAGCTTTACTAACCCGTTGAATGACTGTTCTCATATTCTCTTTATCGCAAAGTTACTGATTTCTTTCTGATTATGGATGTAAACCCTTATAAAGCTTCTCTGCCTTGCTTTTACCTATCAGGTCGGATAATTCTTCCAGTGATGAGCTTTTAATGCGTTTTACGCTCTTAAAATGGCTCAAAAGGGCTGTTTTGGTCTTTTCTCCAATACCTTCTATCGCATCAAGTTCGGAAACAACTTGTTTCAGGCTTCTTTTTTTGCGGTGGAATGTTATGCCAAATCGGTGAGCTTCATCCCGCAATTGCTGTATCAACTTCAGACTTTCCGAGTTTTTATCCAGGTAAAGAGGCACTGAATCTTCCGGATAATAGATTTCTTCGAGGCGTTTCGCAATACCGATAATCGGAATTCGTCCGTAAATATTCAGCTCCTGTAGTGAATCACAGGCAGCATGAAGCTGTCCTTTTCCCCCGTCTATTACGATAAGATTGGGTAGGAGAGCCTCTTCTTCTAATAAACGCTTATATCGTCTGTACACAATCTCGCGCATGGATGCAAAATCATCAGGACCTTCGACAGTTTTCACGTTAAAATGGCGGTAATCCTTCTTGGCTGGTTTTGCTTTTTTAAAGACTACACAGGCTGCAACCGGACTTGTACCCTGTATATTGGAGTTGTCAAAACACTCAATATGCAGAGGTAGTTCGTGTAATTGTAAATCCTTTTGCAAAGTTGAAAGTATGCGGATTGTACGTTGTTCCGGGTTTAATTTCTCCGCCTGCTTCATGCGGTCAACTTTATATTGACGTACATTTTGCTCGGATAATTCGAATAGTTTGCGTTTATCTCCCCGTTGTGGAATAGAAAAAGTGATGTTTTCCATCTCAATATCCGGGTAAAACGGCACAATAATATCCCTTGCCCTGCTGTTGAAACGGTTTCTCATCTCCACAATGGCCAGGCTCAGCAGCTCTTCTTTGGGTTCATCCAGCTTTCTTTTCAGTTCAAAAGTATAAGCCTGACTGATGGAACCGTTTGATACGTGCAGATAGTTGATATAGATAATATTCTCTTCTTCCAGGTATGAAAAGACGTCTGTATTGTGAATGGAGGGGCTAACCACAACGGTTTTTGCCTGATAATTTTCGATTAATTCCAGCTTTTCCTTTGTTTTCTGTGCATCTTCAAAACGTAGTTCTGTGGCACATTCCATCATTTCTTGTTGGAGTAAATCGCGAATTTGATTGATTTCTCCTTTCAGAATTCTCCGGGAATTAACGATATATTCGTTGTATTCCTGCTCGGTTTGCAATGCTTCACATGGACCTTTACAGTTCTTGATGTGATATTGCAGGCAGACCTTGAATTTGTTCTGTCTGATGTTTTCAGGAGATAGGAATAACTTACAGGTACGAAGCGGATATAATTTTCGAAGCAGTTCCAGAATGGTACGAACCATGTGAATGTTGGAGTAGGGGCCAAAGTATTGTGACCCGTCCCTAATCATATTCCGTGTTTGAAATATGCGGGGAAATGGTTCGTTTTTGATGACAATCCAAGGGTAAGTTTTGTCGTCTTTCAGCATCACATTGTAGCGAGGCTGAAGCTCCTTAATCAAGCTATTTTCTAAATGAAGAGCATCTTCTTCGGTTTTAACGACGATATATTTGATTTCAACAATCTTGCGAACAAGGATGCGGGTCTTGGGAGAATCATGCTGTTTATTGAAGTAAGATGAAACTCTTCTTTTCAGATTTTTCGCCTTTCCGACGTAAATAATAGTACCGGTTTCATCGAAATATTGATAGACACCCGGACTTTCCGGAAGGCTCGAAAGTATGTTTTTTATTTTATCATCTCTGTTTTCCAAAGCTTCTTTTTTTGTTTCAAAGATAAAGGTAAAACATCAATTTTAGGACAATATAACTGCAAAAATAAGGGTGGGTTTTACTGTAATTCTTTGCTCTCTTTACCTTGCTTGTATCCACTCTTTTTACCATAAATTTTACTCACTGATTTATTATTCTGTTTTGTTCGGTTTGAACGAAATGGAAAAAATATAGCAGCCGGTTTGGACGATGTTATCTATTGGATAGTTCTGATATCATATGCTTGTATACATTTAAAGTCGGACTTTCACAACGTATTTATCTCCTTCCGTTAGATTCGGTACTTTTGTTAGATGTTATGGCTTTTATAAAAGAAAGAACGGAACTGACCGCATGGATTAGTTCCGTTCTTTGTGTGATGTTTAAGTATTCTCTCTTGTTGAAGAAGTGCTTCCGGGGGCTGTTTATTTGCCCTTTATAATCATGTGTTTAGCTTGAGTGACTTGTAAGAATCCTTTAATGTTTCACGTGAAACATAGGTTTGCTATCGGCCTAACAATACCAGCAGTATATTGATGTCGCTGGGGGAGATTCCCGGTATGCGTCCGGCCTGGGCAATGGTCTCCGGGTCAATCTTACAAAGCTTCTGACGGGCTTCAGTCGAGAGGGTATGGATCTCGTTATAATTAAACTTACCCTTGATATGGATATGCTCGAGACGATTGATCTTATCGGCAATTAGTTTCTCACGTTGGATGTACCCTTCGTACTTAATCAGGATTTCCACAGCCTCCAGAATCTCCTCTTTTCTATCGGATGTTTTATCCAGTTCTTCTTTGAAGGCAGGCACTAATTCTGCTATATTTTCAAGTGTGATTTGAGGGCGTGTAATCAGGTCTATTAATTTGCATCCATGCTTCAATGGAGCAGTGCCTAATTTCTCTAATCCTTCGTTTATGTATTGAGGTTTGATGGAGTAGTTTTTTGCAAATTCGGAAATACGATTTATCTCCTCCTTTTTGGTTTGCAGTAAATCAAATCTATCCTGTTTTGCCAAACCTAGTTTGTAACTCATTTCAGTCAGACGCATATCAGCATCATCCTGACGAAGTAGTATGCGATATTCGGCACGGGAGGTAAACATGCGATAGGGTTCGTCCACACCTTTAGTTACAAGGTCGTCAATCAAAACACCAATATAGGCCTGGTCACGGTTAAGGATAAATTCATCTCCACCGTGGCAATTAATATGTGCATTAATACCTGCAATCAGACCCTGACCTGCCGCCTCTTCATAACCTGTCGTTCCGTTAACCTGTCCGGCAAAAAAGAGATTCTTTACAATCTTACTTTCGAGATTATGCTTGAGTTGGGTAGGGTCGAAGAAATCGTATTCGATAGCATATCCCGGACGATAGATGCGTACATTACGGAATGCAGGAATCGTTTTCAATGCATTCAATTGCACATCGAGTGGGAGGGAAGAGGAAAAACCATTGAGATAATACTCCTGTGTTGTTTCACCTTCCGGTTCCAGAAAAAGCTGATGTTGTGTTTTATCTGCAAAAGTGACAATCTTGGTTTCGATACTCGGACAGTAACGCGGTCCGATACTTTGGATTTGTCCGTTGTATAACGGAGAATCCACTAATCCGCTTCGTAGAACTTCATGCGTTTGTTCATTGGTGTACATGGTCCAACAGCTAAGCTGGCACAATGTTTTAGGTGCATGATTCATATAAGAGAATTTGTGGAAATCAAAATCTCCTATCTGTTCTTCGGTCATGCTGAAATCAACGCTTCTACCGTCAATACGAACCGGAGTTCCGGTTTTCATACGGTCAGTTGCAATTCCGGCTTCTTTGAGTTGTTCGGTAATTCCATAAGAAGCAGGTTCTGCAATACGTCCACCGCGAAGTTGTGTTTTACCGATGTGCATCAAACCATTCAGAAAAGTTCCTGTGGTAATGACCACCGTTTTTGCATAGAAAGTAACGTCCATTCCGGAAATTACACCCTGTACCTGGCCATCCTTGATGATAAGCTGTTTTACAAAATCCTGCCAGATATCCAGATTATTGGTGTTTTCAAGAATACCTCTCCATTCGTTGATAAACTTAGCGCGGTCGCTTTGAGCACGGGGGCTCCACATCGCAGGTCCTTTGGAGCGGTTAAGCATTCGGAATTGAATAGCCGTTTTATCCGTTACAATTCCCATACCCCCACCCAGGGCATCTATTTCGCGTACAATTTGTCCTTTGGCAATACCACCAACCGCAGGGTTGCAGCTCATTTGAGCTATCTTGTTCATGTCCATCGTTATGAGGACGGTCTTTGAACCCAGGTTGGCAGCAGCGGCGGCAGCTTCGCATCCCGCGTGTCCTGCGCCGATTACTATAACATCGTATTTAAAATCCATTGAATGAGTTATTTTGTGCAAAGATAGCGGTTTGAGTTTTAATCCTCAGGCAGATAATTCAAAATATAACCATTATGGTTTAAGGGAATGGCCCATTTTATAGTTTGTTGAAAGATATTCGGATTTGCAGGGGTTATTTCTATCTTTGCACTCTGATTCCGTACTTATTTCTGGGGTGCTTTAAATCAAAGCTGAGAAGATACCCATAGTACCTGATCCGGATAATGCCGGCGAAGGGAGAAATTACACTCTCCTTCCTGATTCCAAAATCGCCTGCTTATCTGTATAATTTCCCTTTTAGAATTCAAACATTAAGGGAAAATGAAATGAATGTTCCTAATTTATAAATGACTTTTTATTATGCAAGATTTTGGTCTGTATATCATTATCACAAAACCTGAACTCTCTTACGAAGAAATAGCTAAAATATGTGTCCGCCAGAATATCCGTATGATACAATTGCGCGAGAAACATTTGACTGACCGTGAAATTATCGAAGCTGGAAAAAGAATTAAATCAATTACAGCGGGAACTAATACCTTGCTTGTTATAAACGACCGGGTTGATTTGGCGTTGGCTGCCGGAGCAGATGTATTGCACCTGGGACAGGATGATCTTCCAATTGAGGAGGCACGCAAGATTGCCGGTGACCGGTTGAAAATAGGTCTTTCGACCCACTCGATTGAGCAGGTTCGTGAAGCATTGACTCATAAACCGGATTACATTGGCTTCGGTCCTGTTTATCCAACGAATGCGAAAGCCCGTCCGGATGCTCCGGTGGGTGTGGGTATGCTGAAAGAGGTGCTCTCATTTGCTGATGTGCCTGTAGTTGCTATTGGTGGCATTTTCCCGGAAAATCTGGATGATGTGGTGGCTGCAGGGGCTAAAAATGTAGCTTTGGTGCGCCACTTCATGCAAACCACAGAAACAGAACAACGTATAGTTGAAATCAAGAAAAGCCTGACTGGAGCAAAACAGCTTTCTCTTTTCTAATTCTTAGTTTGCAGAATTCCTGTTTTTTCATTCTTATCATAGTCTGTAATCTATCATCCGGTTTTAGCTGAATCAGTTTTCTTTGGCTAAAGCCGGATGTTACATTGTCTTTTTATCATTTCGTAAGCTGAAGCGGCTGGCAATGATTTTATCAAAGTTAAATCCATCTAATATTTACCGGGTTTTAGATAAATAAATCTCCCATTTTCCCCGGTTATTTCGTTCTTCTTTACTTACTTAGCATCTGTATCATCAGTCCGTTTATTTTGCCGGAGCTACTGTAATCAGAACTGTTCGTATCGGTTTGAAGAATTTACTTTATCTCCCTGCTCACCACATTACAGGTGGAAAACTCAGTATTGTTCTCTCGGATACGGGCTCAATCTTCTGAATTATTAATTATCTGCTTAGTTGGCCTCTCCTTTCCCCTGACAACATTTTCAGTCCCCCCTTTTATACATAGACAAGTTTTTCTGTTTACCTATAATCTTTCGGCTCTTTTATGCGAATAATAAACATTCCTGTACTTCTGATATAAACGGGGGGATAAGGGATAGCTAAGGCTATGTAAGGAGTATAATAAAGGTACAATTATCGATGATTAAAAAGAAATAAACCAGGGATATTACACCATTTATTTGTGTTATATCTCTGGCTTATCCCTATTATATCTCTGGTTTATCTCTGTTATATATAGCCTTAGGATATTCTTTAGGTTGCAGGTAGGTATAACTGGAAATTAAAGAAATAGTTATTATAAGACTTTATATAGTGGTGACATTGTTAAGGGTGAAAGTAAGGATTGTGAAGGAGTAATTATGCAATTGTGAGTACCTCAAAATCTGTATATCACCTTTAAAACAGCACCCTTGCCCAAGAATTCGGAATTAATTCAATAAATTTGCGTTCTTATCTTCAAATTCCGACACATGAAACTGGAACAGACATTTCAGAAAGTACAATCAGCCAGCCGTACCATCAATCTGCTGACTGATGAAAATATCAACGAGATCCTGCTTGCTGTGGCTGATGCTGCCGTAGCGCAAAGTGATTTTATACTGGAAGAGAATAAAAAGGATTTGAGCCGTATGGATCCCAAAGATCCGAAATATGACCGTCTGATGCTGACTAAAGAACGTATTGAAGGCATTGCGGCTGATATTCGTAATGTGGCAACGTTGCCCTCCCCACTGGGTAAAATTCTTAGCGAAACAAACCGACCGAACGGAATGAAGATCTCTAAAGTGACTGTACCGTTTGGCGTGATCGGAATTATTTACGAGGCGCGTCCGAATGTAAGCTTTGACGTTTTCTCACTTTGTCTTAAATCGGGAAATGCCTGTCTGTTGAAAGGAGGCTCTGATGCTCACGATTCGAATAGTGCCATTGTTGGGATTATTCAAAACGTTCTTGAGAAACAAGGCGTAATTAAAGATATAGTGACCTTATTGCCTCCTGATCGTGAAGCTACGGCTGAAATGCTGAATGCGGTAGGTTATGTGGATCTGATTATCCCGCGCGGAAGCCAGGGGCTGATTAACTTTGTGCGTGATAATTCCAAAATACCTGTTATTGAAACCGGTGCGGGCGTGTGTCATACCTATTTTGATGAATCTGGTGATTTGGAAAAAGGGGCAGAAATCATCTTTAATTCCAAAACAAGACGTGTAAGTGTCTGCAATTCATTAGATTGTGTAATTGTAAATGAGAAACGCCTGTCAGACCTTTCGGCTCTTTGCCTGAAAATGGCTGAAAAAAATGTCATTATCTACGCGGATCAACCCGCATATGCAGCTTTGAAAGGAAAATATCCGGCTGATTTACTGGAGCATGCCACGGACGAAAGTTTCGGAACTGAATTCCTGGATTATAAATTGTCGGTAAAAACGGTTGCTAATCTGGAAGAAGCGATTGACCATATCACTAAATATTCCTCCAAACACAGTGAGGCGATTGTAAGTGAAAATGCACAGAACATCTCTGTCTTCGAAAAAATGGTGGATGCCGCCTGTGTATATGCAAATGTCTCTACGGCCTTCACAGATGGCGCTCAGTTCGGTTTAGGGGCAGAGATAGGAATAAGTACCCAGAAGCTCCATGCGCGCGGTCCTATGGCCTTAGAAGAGCTTACAAGCTATAAATATATTATACGGGGTAACGGACAGACACGCGCCTGATATTAGGGAATGATTAATTGAGGGACTGAGGGATTGATGTTACAGATCAATTTCTTTGTCCCTCAATTGTAAATGGTAAATGAATAAATTGTAAACAGAAATGGCCATTAACTACTACACCGAAAATGTCAAAACACCTCCCATCAAAAAGAAAGAGGTGAATGAATGGATCAAAAAAGTGGCAGAGCTTCACAGTAAAAAAGTCGGTGAAATCAGCTATATCTTTTGTGATGATGAGAAGATTCTGGAGGTGAATAATCAATATCTGCAACACGATTATTATACCGATATCATCACGTTTGACTATACGGCCGGAAACAAGATATCGGGAGATATTTTCATCAGCCTGGATACGGTAAAGAGTAATTCCGAACAGTTTGGAACAGAATATATTATGGAATTACACCGTATCATTATCCACGGAATTCTTCACCTTTGCGGCATTGAAGATAAAACGGATGAAGCCCGAAAAAATATGACTGAGAAGGAAAATGAGGCATTGGCTATATTAAAACAAACGGGTATATAAGTCTCATATATACTCCAATTTTGAGTATCTGTAATTAACATAGAGCAACAATCTGTCTTTGATTTTAGTTCAACATAAATTTAGAACCATGAAAAATTAAATCATGTTGCATTAAATCCGTTTTGCGTTGTTAAATGGTTGATATACAGCTTTGTTGGTTGCTTTTGATACTTTCATTTTCTGCTTGTTTATAGCGTTTTTGACCTGTTTTTATCCATGTCAGATGATCTTTCCGACTTATAATCTCTCCTTTTATAACAAACTTTTATCAAACATCTTCTGTTTTATAATTGTGAACTCTCTACTTGATTAAGTACTAACCTCTTGTACTTTTATTTGTAAGCATGAGATTGCCGATATTACCTAATGACACTTTTCAATTAGGATTTGTTGAACTTTTATCTATCGTTATACGGACTTTTAGTTTGTATAAGTACCATATTAACTGATAATTAGACCTAAACAATTATTTGTTTCCGCCTTATAATTAAATTATTAGTATTAGTTTGAACTGATTTCTGCGATGTAAGAATCAATGGGAATTCTCCCCCCATTGAATGAATTAACGATGAAGAAAAGTAGTCTATATTCAGCAGAACGAAAGATTTATTTGTCTCAGTACAAATCAAATCTTTACCATTGTCACTCTTTATCAAAAGATTGGACTGCCCGATTTTTGATAAGATATAGAGTGATAATGGCAACTCTGTTTATGGCTACTGTATTGAATGGTAATATTTTTGCGGTAAGTATTAGTGGATTTACTCCGACTGAGGTGTGTAGTGGATCGGGAGCACAGGTTACCATCAATGGTGCAGACTTCGTTAATGTAAC
Above is a genomic segment from Parabacteroides sp. FAFU027 containing:
- a CDS encoding nucleotide pyrophosphohydrolase, which translates into the protein MENEIQSVPVSISEAQKQVDNWIKTYGVRYFSELTNMVLLQEEVGELAKIIARLYGEQTFKESDKAYDMEDEMGDVLFVLICLANQTGIDLEKAFAKNIQKKITRDKTRHINNPKLK
- the dtd gene encoding D-aminoacyl-tRNA deacylase, which encodes MRTVIQRVSKASVTISGEIKSDIRQGLLVLVGIEESDTTEDMDWLAKKITNLRIFDDENGVMNRSVMDINGEMLVVSQFTLHASTKKGNRPSYIKAARPEFAIPMYDNFCSTLSLMAGKEVKTGEFGADMKVELLNDGPVTIIMDSKNKE
- the uvrC gene encoding excinuclease ABC subunit UvrC, whose translation is MENRDDKIKNILSSLPESPGVYQYFDETGTIIYVGKAKNLKRRVSSYFNKQHDSPKTRILVRKIVEIKYIVVKTEEDALHLENSLIKELQPRYNVMLKDDKTYPWIVIKNEPFPRIFQTRNMIRDGSQYFGPYSNIHMVRTILELLRKLYPLRTCKLFLSPENIRQNKFKVCLQYHIKNCKGPCEALQTEQEYNEYIVNSRRILKGEINQIRDLLQQEMMECATELRFEDAQKTKEKLELIENYQAKTVVVSPSIHNTDVFSYLEEENIIYINYLHVSNGSISQAYTFELKRKLDEPKEELLSLAIVEMRNRFNSRARDIIVPFYPDIEMENITFSIPQRGDKRKLFELSEQNVRQYKVDRMKQAEKLNPEQRTIRILSTLQKDLQLHELPLHIECFDNSNIQGTSPVAACVVFKKAKPAKKDYRHFNVKTVEGPDDFASMREIVYRRYKRLLEEEALLPNLIVIDGGKGQLHAACDSLQELNIYGRIPIIGIAKRLEEIYYPEDSVPLYLDKNSESLKLIQQLRDEAHRFGITFHRKKRSLKQVVSELDAIEGIGEKTKTALLSHFKSVKRIKSSSLEELSDLIGKSKAEKLYKGLHP
- the mnmG gene encoding tRNA uridine-5-carboxymethylaminomethyl(34) synthesis enzyme MnmG, coding for MDFKYDVIVIGAGHAGCEAAAAAANLGSKTVLITMDMNKIAQMSCNPAVGGIAKGQIVREIDALGGGMGIVTDKTAIQFRMLNRSKGPAMWSPRAQSDRAKFINEWRGILENTNNLDIWQDFVKQLIIKDGQVQGVISGMDVTFYAKTVVITTGTFLNGLMHIGKTQLRGGRIAEPASYGITEQLKEAGIATDRMKTGTPVRIDGRSVDFSMTEEQIGDFDFHKFSYMNHAPKTLCQLSCWTMYTNEQTHEVLRSGLVDSPLYNGQIQSIGPRYCPSIETKIVTFADKTQHQLFLEPEGETTQEYYLNGFSSSLPLDVQLNALKTIPAFRNVRIYRPGYAIEYDFFDPTQLKHNLESKIVKNLFFAGQVNGTTGYEEAAGQGLIAGINAHINCHGGDEFILNRDQAYIGVLIDDLVTKGVDEPYRMFTSRAEYRILLRQDDADMRLTEMSYKLGLAKQDRFDLLQTKKEEINRISEFAKNYSIKPQYINEGLEKLGTAPLKHGCKLIDLITRPQITLENIAELVPAFKEELDKTSDRKEEILEAVEILIKYEGYIQREKLIADKINRLEHIHIKGKFNYNEIHTLSTEARQKLCKIDPETIAQAGRIPGISPSDINILLVLLGR
- the thiE gene encoding thiamine phosphate synthase; amino-acid sequence: MQDFGLYIIITKPELSYEEIAKICVRQNIRMIQLREKHLTDREIIEAGKRIKSITAGTNTLLVINDRVDLALAAGADVLHLGQDDLPIEEARKIAGDRLKIGLSTHSIEQVREALTHKPDYIGFGPVYPTNAKARPDAPVGVGMLKEVLSFADVPVVAIGGIFPENLDDVVAAGAKNVALVRHFMQTTETEQRIVEIKKSLTGAKQLSLF
- a CDS encoding glutamate-5-semialdehyde dehydrogenase codes for the protein MKLEQTFQKVQSASRTINLLTDENINEILLAVADAAVAQSDFILEENKKDLSRMDPKDPKYDRLMLTKERIEGIAADIRNVATLPSPLGKILSETNRPNGMKISKVTVPFGVIGIIYEARPNVSFDVFSLCLKSGNACLLKGGSDAHDSNSAIVGIIQNVLEKQGVIKDIVTLLPPDREATAEMLNAVGYVDLIIPRGSQGLINFVRDNSKIPVIETGAGVCHTYFDESGDLEKGAEIIFNSKTRRVSVCNSLDCVIVNEKRLSDLSALCLKMAEKNVIIYADQPAYAALKGKYPADLLEHATDESFGTEFLDYKLSVKTVANLEEAIDHITKYSSKHSEAIVSENAQNISVFEKMVDAACVYANVSTAFTDGAQFGLGAEIGISTQKLHARGPMALEELTSYKYIIRGNGQTRA
- the ybeY gene encoding rRNA maturation RNase YbeY, with protein sequence MAINYYTENVKTPPIKKKEVNEWIKKVAELHSKKVGEISYIFCDDEKILEVNNQYLQHDYYTDIITFDYTAGNKISGDIFISLDTVKSNSEQFGTEYIMELHRIIIHGILHLCGIEDKTDEARKNMTEKENEALAILKQTGI